Proteins from a single region of Pseudopedobacter saltans DSM 12145:
- the gatA gene encoding Asp-tRNA(Asn)/Glu-tRNA(Gln) amidotransferase subunit GatA gives MRHPDKNLSGCPLHFYMLAVKTYSYNRLEDIQSAIKAGMLSLQELVAFYLSQIQNLSDLNAFLEVFSEESIQKAEIIQEKIINGTAGKLAGMVIGIKDNISYKGHKISAASKMLENYTAVYSATVVDRLLAEDAIIIGRLNCDEFAMGASNETSYFGPVKNFANRNKVSGGSSGGSAVAVQANMCLASLGTDTGGSIRQPAAFCGVIGIKPTYSRVSRYGVIAYASSFDQVGPITRSVEDAALLLEVLAGRDENDNISSGKAVPEYSRFSKNTPKKIAYIEETLNSEGLDPEIKRNIEGQIEKLKVLGHIVEPVSFKYLDYVVAAYYILTTAESSSNLSRYDGVHFGYRSEKATDLESTYKLSRSEGFGEEVKRRIMLGTFVLSAGYYDAYYARAQKVRRLIKEKMEEILDNYDFVLTPTTPGPAFDIGAKKTDPLEAYLADIFTVIASLTGLPAISVPCGTTEEGLPIGIQFIGKSFEEDKLLSFSKDYLEK, from the coding sequence GGAACTGGTGGCCTTTTATCTAAGTCAAATCCAGAACTTGTCAGATTTAAATGCTTTTTTAGAGGTATTTTCCGAAGAAAGCATTCAGAAAGCCGAAATCATTCAGGAAAAAATCATAAATGGTACTGCTGGAAAACTGGCGGGAATGGTTATCGGTATAAAAGATAACATTTCTTACAAAGGCCATAAAATTTCGGCGGCTTCGAAAATGCTCGAAAATTATACCGCCGTTTATTCTGCGACAGTAGTAGACAGATTGCTTGCAGAAGATGCAATTATAATTGGACGTTTGAATTGCGATGAGTTTGCAATGGGCGCGTCTAATGAAACTTCTTATTTTGGCCCGGTAAAAAACTTTGCTAACAGAAATAAAGTTTCCGGAGGTTCTTCGGGAGGTTCCGCAGTAGCTGTACAGGCAAATATGTGTTTAGCTTCTTTAGGAACCGATACTGGAGGATCTATTCGTCAACCCGCAGCTTTCTGTGGCGTAATCGGGATTAAACCAACTTATTCGAGGGTTTCTAGATATGGCGTAATAGCATATGCTTCATCATTTGATCAGGTGGGGCCAATAACTCGTTCTGTCGAAGATGCCGCACTGCTTCTGGAGGTGCTCGCAGGCAGAGATGAAAATGATAACATTTCTTCAGGTAAAGCTGTACCTGAATATTCAAGGTTTTCGAAAAATACTCCTAAAAAGATAGCATATATTGAGGAGACATTAAATTCGGAAGGCCTTGATCCCGAGATAAAGCGAAATATCGAAGGCCAGATTGAAAAATTAAAAGTATTGGGGCATATTGTTGAACCGGTGTCGTTTAAATATTTGGACTACGTAGTAGCAGCATATTATATTTTAACAACTGCCGAGTCCTCTTCAAATCTGTCGCGGTATGATGGAGTACATTTCGGGTACAGAAGTGAAAAGGCTACCGATTTGGAAAGCACCTATAAGTTATCCAGAAGTGAAGGTTTTGGCGAAGAGGTAAAACGAAGAATTATGTTAGGAACTTTTGTTCTTAGCGCGGGGTACTACGATGCTTATTATGCAAGAGCTCAGAAAGTAAGGAGACTTATTAAGGAGAAAATGGAGGAGATACTTGATAATTATGATTTTGTATTAACTCCTACTACGCCGGGACCGGCTTTTGATATCGGTGCAAAAAAAACCGATCCGTTAGAAGCATACTTAGCCGATATTTTTACCGTTATAGCATCGCTGACTGGACTTCCTGCAATATCAGTTCCGTGTGGAACAACCGAAGAAGGATTACCAATAGGAATTCAGTTTATTGGAAAGAGCTTTGAAGAGGACAAATTACTTTCTTTTTCAAAAGACTATTTAGAAAAATAA
- a CDS encoding lytic transglycosylase domain-containing protein, with product MIKAFALFFVVCNLAFINSYGQNNKLKKDTAYVSRLTPNESRIIRNLVNRDTSFVHPQVNLNALLFNFDANLLYKYRLDSLNSRISLDYNPYVQSYIDVFVSERTKQIGKMVSLGNYYFPIFEKALKENDIPQEFKYLPIVESSLNPHAISRSGAMGLWQFMYATAKGYGLTIDSYVDERKDPINSSYAACRYLKDAYAEFNDWLLALASYNCGMGAIRRALDKIPGTNKTFWDIRNLLPQETRDYVPKFIAVTYMMNYIDKHINIENIPEIAFKIDIDSIYVNRNVSFSSLADALRMEEKELQILNPSYKKNVVNGSSQEPKRLIIPKVDFYTYAHLFDVLNPDAETKIVYTSSKSPVAETNAKKEIYHIVKKGQSLGSIANSYKIEVQDIKVWNKLKTNTIVPGQKLRIVKESPVQSANVSYQTYVVKAGDTLSSIANNFKGVTVSALKEWNNLFDYKVAVGRILKIKIDM from the coding sequence ATGATAAAAGCTTTCGCTCTGTTTTTTGTTGTTTGCAATTTAGCTTTTATAAATAGCTATGGACAAAACAATAAATTAAAAAAAGATACAGCTTATGTAAGCAGGCTTACGCCGAATGAATCCAGAATAATCAGGAATTTGGTAAACAGGGATACATCTTTTGTACATCCGCAGGTTAATCTGAACGCGCTATTGTTCAATTTCGATGCGAATCTTTTGTATAAGTATCGCTTAGATTCTCTAAACTCAAGAATTTCGTTAGATTATAATCCCTACGTTCAATCTTATATAGATGTTTTTGTTTCGGAACGTACAAAGCAGATAGGGAAGATGGTTAGTTTAGGTAATTACTATTTTCCAATTTTTGAGAAGGCCTTAAAAGAGAACGACATCCCGCAGGAATTTAAATATCTTCCCATAGTAGAATCATCTTTGAACCCTCATGCTATTTCCCGTTCGGGAGCTATGGGATTATGGCAATTTATGTATGCAACAGCAAAAGGCTACGGGTTAACCATAGATAGTTATGTTGATGAGAGAAAAGACCCTATTAATTCAAGTTATGCGGCATGCAGATATCTGAAAGATGCCTATGCGGAGTTTAATGACTGGTTATTAGCTTTAGCGTCTTATAATTGTGGAATGGGGGCGATTAGAAGAGCTCTGGATAAAATTCCCGGAACAAATAAAACTTTTTGGGATATAAGGAACCTGCTGCCTCAGGAAACCAGAGATTATGTCCCTAAATTTATTGCGGTAACATATATGATGAATTATATTGATAAACATATCAATATAGAGAATATTCCAGAAATCGCTTTCAAAATAGATATTGACTCTATTTATGTTAACAGGAATGTAAGTTTTTCCAGCTTAGCAGATGCACTTAGAATGGAAGAGAAAGAACTTCAGATATTAAATCCTTCGTATAAAAAAAATGTAGTAAACGGAAGCAGTCAGGAACCTAAACGGTTAATCATACCAAAGGTGGATTTTTATACTTATGCGCACTTGTTTGATGTATTAAACCCAGATGCAGAAACGAAAATTGTATATACTTCTTCAAAATCTCCTGTTGCAGAGACAAATGCTAAAAAGGAGATCTATCATATTGTAAAGAAAGGGCAGAGTTTAGGAAGCATAGCTAACAGTTATAAAATAGAGGTACAGGATATAAAAGTTTGGAATAAACTAAAGACGAATACGATAGTTCCCGGACAAAAACTTAGGATCGTAAAAGAATCGCCTGTACAGTCTGCAAATGTTAGCTACCAAACCTACGTTGTAAAAGCGGGAGATACATTATCTTCCATAGCGAATAATTTTAAAGGAGTAACTGTATCTGCACTAAAAGAATGGAATAATTTATTTGATTATAAAGTTGCGGTAGGCAGAATTTTAAAAATCAAGATAGATATGTGA
- the ruvA gene encoding Holliday junction branch migration protein RuvA: MYEYIDGKLVYKCPTYIVLEATGIGYHINISLNTFSLVKDQEKCKLYTWLHVKEDGHTMYGFADEGERRLFLHLISVNGVGPNTARMMLSSISPIEIEQAIIKGEVGLIKSIKGIGPKTAQRLIIDLQDKLQKSGDGTLIAIRQDYTAREEAISALVMLGFAKNNAEKAVDSAVKKSDKILSVEEIIKIALKSL; encoded by the coding sequence ATGTACGAATATATTGACGGCAAGTTGGTTTACAAATGTCCAACTTATATTGTTTTAGAAGCCACGGGAATTGGATACCATATTAATATTTCGTTAAATACATTTTCTCTTGTAAAAGATCAGGAAAAATGTAAACTCTATACATGGTTACATGTAAAAGAGGACGGCCATACTATGTATGGCTTTGCTGACGAAGGTGAGAGACGTTTGTTCCTTCATTTGATTTCTGTCAACGGAGTAGGGCCAAATACGGCAAGAATGATGCTTTCCTCTATTTCCCCAATAGAAATAGAACAAGCTATTATAAAAGGCGAAGTAGGATTGATTAAGTCTATCAAAGGAATCGGCCCTAAAACTGCGCAAAGACTGATTATAGATTTACAAGATAAGCTGCAAAAAAGTGGTGACGGAACTTTAATAGCTATCAGGCAGGATTATACCGCCCGGGAAGAAGCTATCAGTGCTTTAGTAATGCTTGGATTTGCAAAAAATAATGCGGAAAAAGCTGTTGATAGTGCGGTAAAAAAATCAGATAAAATTTTGTCGGTTGAAGAAATAATAAAAATAGCTTTAAAGAGTTTATAA